Proteins co-encoded in one Hyla sarda isolate aHylSar1 chromosome 4, aHylSar1.hap1, whole genome shotgun sequence genomic window:
- the LOC130367565 gene encoding zona pellucida sperm-binding protein 3-like isoform X1, whose product MELWIRWRCLLVVLLYGSGFSSALGRHRRQSNTWRSNQPEWGSPRRLGQSASGLGSSRSNPWAQSVSGFGSARALMPVYGWGSRSLGADHQSRQLPPQSSSSPISVQCNEDSMVVTVKRDFYGNGFLVKASDFRLGSCSPETQSSDTVMVFDNEVQACGSRLQMTPDFMIYQTMLNYNPVLSNSVIIRSSPAMVPVLCYYPRHGNVSSKAIRPTWAPFSTTVSTEERLAFSMYLMTDDWSARRSSSIFQLGDVMNIEASVVAENHVPMILFVDSCVATTTSRPNSSPRYEIIADNGCLVDGTQEDSSSAFRSPRIQPNKIQFMVDAFRFIATDASTIYITCTLKTMELRQPPDQMNKACSYVKTSRSWSPVEGSNDICRCCDSANCAVPLGQTRRWGPVYGGSRHIGKREVGLHPEEHAMTILGPLLVIGAENHHVESIAERVQASRVPEESQPLELWMWVMVSSVSAVVVAVGLVVIGRYVMKSLSPP is encoded by the exons ATGGAGCTGTGGATCAGGTGGAGGTGTCTCTTAGTGGTTCTGCTCTATGGATCAGGCTTTAGCAGTGCCTTGGGTAGACACCGGCGCCAGTCCAACACTTGGAGAAGTAACCAGCCTGAATGGGGATCTCCTAGAAGACTTGGACAATCTGCCTCTGGATTAGGATCTTCTAGATCCAATCCCTGGGCTCAGTCAGTCTCTGGTTTTGGTTCTGCAAGAGCCCTTATGCCTGTGTACGGATGGGGCTCCAGGAGTCTTGGCGCAGACCATCAGTCCCGACAGCTTCCCccacaatcctcctcctcccctatcaGTGTGCAGTGTAATGAGGACAGCATGGTGGTGACTGTGAAGAGAGACTTCTATGGGAATGGTTTCCTAGTGAAGGCTTCAGACTTCCGCTTAGGATCTTGTAGTCCTGAGACTCAAAGTTCAGACACCGTGATGGTATTCGACAACGAAGTCCAGGCCTGCGGGAGCCGCTTACAG ATGACCCCGGACTTCATGATCTACCAAACAATGTTGAACTACAATCCAGTTTTGAGCAACTCCGTCATCATAAGGTCCAGTCCAGCTATGGTTCCAGTCTTGTGCTATTACCCCCG CCATGGTAACGTAAGCAGCAAAGCAATACGACCAACATGGGCTCCATTCAGTACCACGGTCTCTACAGAAGAGAGGCTGGCCTTCTCCATGTACCTGATGACTG ATGACTGGAGTGCTCGCCGATCATCCTCCATCTTCCAACTTGGGGACGTCATGAACATAGAGGCCTCGGTTGTAGCAGAGAATCACGTTCCAATGATCTTGTTTGTTGACAGCTGTGTGGCCACCACCACGTCAAGACCCAACTCCAGCCCTAGATACGAGATCATAGCAGACAATGG GTGTCTGGTGGATGGGACTCAAGAAGATTCCTCTTCAGCATTCAGGTCTCCAAGGATTCAACCAAATAAGATCCAGTTCATGGTTGATGCCTTCCGGTTTATTGCTACGGATGCATCTACG ATCTACATTACTTGTACTCTAAAAACCATGGAACTTCGCCAACCTCCTGACCAAATGAACAAGGCCTGTTCCTACGTAAAGACTTCTAGAAG CTGGTCTCCTGTTGAGGGCTCCAATGACATCTGCCGCTGCTGTGACTCCGCAAACTGTGCTGTACCTCTTGGTCAGACTAGAAGATGGGGTCCAGTCTATGGGGGAAGCAGACATATTGGAAAGAGAGAAGTAG GCCTTCATCCAGAGGAGCATGCCATGACGATACTTGGCCCTCTATTGGTCATCGGTGCAGAGAACCACCATGTGGAATCCATTGCAGAACGTGTCCAGGCTTCTAGGGTTCCTGAAGAGTCCCAACCCCTGGAGCTGTGGATGTGGGTGATGGTCAGTTCGGTCAGTGCGGTGGTCgtagctgttggccttgttgtgaTTGGTCGATATGTTATGAAGAGTCTGTCGCCCCCATGA
- the LOC130367270 gene encoding zona pellucida sperm-binding protein 3-like, whose protein sequence is MGQGGPGVVCLGLLVLGLGQDFAASKSLTRVKHQVDLLRVQNEEIGWSSSSRRYPDGAYLPAGEVDPGSRALGYNHLYGRGLVGYYSRGLQTSQLKPPISVQCQEGRMLVTVTTDLYGDGRLVKASDLTLGSQSCSAGPQSTDTMVVFDIGLQECGNSLQMTPDWLIYRINLTVNPISGNENVARVGQAVIPIQCAYPRYRNVSSNAVKPTWVPFASTVSSEERLVFSLRLMTEDWSAPRSSLAFTLQDVFYIEASLEVQNHIPMTLFIDSCVATTSPDPSSSPSYEIIAYHGCLTDGSHEDSSSAFRSPRPQQDKLQFTVDAFQFVDSKTSTIYITCSLRAAVDTQKPDPMNKACSYNKASDK, encoded by the exons ATGGGGCAGGGTGGACCTGGGGTGGTTTGTCTCGGACTCTTAGTTTTAGGTTTAGGCCAGGACTTTGCCGCCTCTAAGAGCCTGACCAGAGTTAAACACCAAGTAGATTTACTACGTGTGCAAAACGAGGAGATTGGGTGGAGTAGTAGCTCCAGGAGGTATCCGGATGGGGCATATCTCCCTGCTGGTGAGGTGGACCCTGGTTCACGAGCTCTGGGCTATAACCATTTATACGGTAGGGGGCTAGTTGGGTATTACTCGCGTGGGCTGCAAACCAGCCAGCTGAAGCCCCCCATCAGTGTACAATGTCAGGAGGGCAGGATGCTGGTGACTGTGACCACAGATCTCTATGGGGATGGGAGGTTGGTGAAGGCCTCCGATCTCACCCTGGGGTCCCAATCCTGCAGCGCTGGTCCTCAGAGTACAGACACCATGGTGGTCTTCGACATTGGGTTGCAAGAGTGCGGGAACAGTCTACAG ATGACCCCCGACTGGCTCATATACAGAATCAACCTGACTGTGAACCCAATATCTGGTAACGAAAATGTCGCCCGCGTTGGCCAAGCTGTGATCCCCATCCAGTGCGCTTACCCCCG ATATCGTAATGTGAGCAGTAATGCCGTCAAGCCAACCTGGGTCCCTTTTGCCAGCACTGTGTCCTCGGAGGAGCGGTTGGTCTTCTCCTTACGCCTGATGACGG AGGACTGGAGCGCCCCCAGGTCATCCCTGGCCTTCACCCTTCAAGACGTCTTCTACATTGAGGCTTCCTTGGAGGTCCAGAACCACATCCCTATGACTCTCTTCATTGACAGCTGTGTGGCCACCACCTCTCCTGATCCAAGCTCCAGCCCTAGTTATGAGATTATTGCTTATCATGG GTGCCTGACGGATGGAAGCCATGAAGACTCTTCCTCTGCTTTCCGATCTCCGAGACCCCAACAAGACAAGCTGCAGTTCACAGTGGATGCTTTTCAGTTTGTTGACTCAAAGACCTCGACT ATCTACATCACCTGTTCCCTGAGGGCGGCTGTTGACACCCAGAAACCAGATCCCATGAACAAGGCCTGCTCCTACAACAAAGCCTCTGACAAGTGA
- the LOC130367565 gene encoding zona pellucida sperm-binding protein 3-like isoform X2 yields the protein MELWIRWRCLLVVLLYGSGFSSALGRHRRQSNTWRSNQPEWGSPRRLGQSASGLGSSRSNPWAQSVSGFGSARALMPVYGWGSRSLGADHQSRQLPPQSSSSPISVQCNEDSMVVTVKRDFYGNGFLVKASDFRLGSCSPETQSSDTVMVFDNEVQACGSRLQMTPDFMIYQTMLNYNPVLSNSVIIRSSPAMVPVLCYYPRHGNVSSKAIRPTWAPFSTTVSTEERLAFSMYLMTDDWSARRSSSIFQLGDVMNIEASVVAENHVPMILFVDSCVATTTSRPNSSPRYEIIADNGCLVDGTQEDSSSAFRSPRIQPNKIQFMVDAFRFIATDASTIYITCTLKTMELRQPPDQMNKACSYVKTSRSWSPVEGSNDICRCCDSANCAVPLGQTRRWGPVYGGSRHIGKREAFIQRSMP from the exons ATGGAGCTGTGGATCAGGTGGAGGTGTCTCTTAGTGGTTCTGCTCTATGGATCAGGCTTTAGCAGTGCCTTGGGTAGACACCGGCGCCAGTCCAACACTTGGAGAAGTAACCAGCCTGAATGGGGATCTCCTAGAAGACTTGGACAATCTGCCTCTGGATTAGGATCTTCTAGATCCAATCCCTGGGCTCAGTCAGTCTCTGGTTTTGGTTCTGCAAGAGCCCTTATGCCTGTGTACGGATGGGGCTCCAGGAGTCTTGGCGCAGACCATCAGTCCCGACAGCTTCCCccacaatcctcctcctcccctatcaGTGTGCAGTGTAATGAGGACAGCATGGTGGTGACTGTGAAGAGAGACTTCTATGGGAATGGTTTCCTAGTGAAGGCTTCAGACTTCCGCTTAGGATCTTGTAGTCCTGAGACTCAAAGTTCAGACACCGTGATGGTATTCGACAACGAAGTCCAGGCCTGCGGGAGCCGCTTACAG ATGACCCCGGACTTCATGATCTACCAAACAATGTTGAACTACAATCCAGTTTTGAGCAACTCCGTCATCATAAGGTCCAGTCCAGCTATGGTTCCAGTCTTGTGCTATTACCCCCG CCATGGTAACGTAAGCAGCAAAGCAATACGACCAACATGGGCTCCATTCAGTACCACGGTCTCTACAGAAGAGAGGCTGGCCTTCTCCATGTACCTGATGACTG ATGACTGGAGTGCTCGCCGATCATCCTCCATCTTCCAACTTGGGGACGTCATGAACATAGAGGCCTCGGTTGTAGCAGAGAATCACGTTCCAATGATCTTGTTTGTTGACAGCTGTGTGGCCACCACCACGTCAAGACCCAACTCCAGCCCTAGATACGAGATCATAGCAGACAATGG GTGTCTGGTGGATGGGACTCAAGAAGATTCCTCTTCAGCATTCAGGTCTCCAAGGATTCAACCAAATAAGATCCAGTTCATGGTTGATGCCTTCCGGTTTATTGCTACGGATGCATCTACG ATCTACATTACTTGTACTCTAAAAACCATGGAACTTCGCCAACCTCCTGACCAAATGAACAAGGCCTGTTCCTACGTAAAGACTTCTAGAAG CTGGTCTCCTGTTGAGGGCTCCAATGACATCTGCCGCTGCTGTGACTCCGCAAACTGTGCTGTACCTCTTGGTCAGACTAGAAGATGGGGTCCAGTCTATGGGGGAAGCAGACATATTGGAAAGAGAGAA GCCTTCATCCAGAGGAGCATGCCATGA